Proteins from a genomic interval of Callospermophilus lateralis isolate mCalLat2 chromosome 1, mCalLat2.hap1, whole genome shotgun sequence:
- the Acsbg2 gene encoding long-chain-fatty-acid--CoA ligase ACSBG2, producing MSSRKSHRAAQKHPLHPKSKNKGRGSEPEPGEGRPSQRWRPGVADHASKKAAREGKRGSPAAWSPREGLWASGGFPRALPSGQCVCPPRHPALSCVPVLPCPPLPPTRDLCSPLGGSWTHPGPPAGQNYWTSERHGQVQLRLEKNSLDYEAPLTVHDMVMDTAIKYADYIALGSKHRNGWHTLTYIEYYELCRRAAKAFLKLGLERFHSVGIMGFNSAEWAIASIGAIMAGGFSVGILSTNSPKACQVIAENTDMDIFVVDNDRQLQKVTQIQSYLKHLKGIVQYKDELQVEQENLYSWKEFLNLAGDISDEKLDRVIDSQKPNQCCTLVYRMGATSLSKIVMLSHDNITWTTAATVQSLCYKCPPEGQEVLVSYLPLSYIKAQIFDMWVAILVAGTLYFAPPEAGRVGMIPRPPGAGFLMDMLQEVQPTTFYGTPWIWERMLDNLKTSQLDSSTFRRKLDCWAMKLGLNTNKKRMFEQVHPPLCFRLAKMLTFNRARKFLGLSHCEQFFNIGLGLPTATLDFFLSLNIPIFELYGLSEGTGIHTLSSHQAFRLPSCGKGLPNTHTKVKEENEKCIGNICIWGRNIFMGYLNDKEGTQKMMDCYGWMNTGDLGCLDVNGFLYVLGNVKDLITLSSGEKINPRPIEERVKMHIPIVRHVMVVGQDAPYLCALLTLKCQINSETGEPRTALTSEAVAFCRKLKSQSTRLTDILHKRDPVVMEFISQGIKAVNAEAPSESARIIKWAILDTDFSVGGGELGITERLKRVAVAKMYQAEIDDFYEDSG from the exons ATGTCCTCCCGCAAGAGTCACAGGGCAGCACAGAAGCACCCTCTCCacccaaaaagtaaaaacaaaggtCGGGGCTCGGAACCGGAACCGGGTGAGGGGAGGCCTTCACAGCGCTGGCGCCCTGGGGTTGCTGACCACGCCTCCAAGAAGGCTGCCCGGGAGGGGAAGCGTGGCAGTCCCGCCGCCTGGAGCCCAAGGGAGGGCCTATGGGCCTCAGGCGGCTTCCCTCGGGCTCTGCCCTCGGGCCAGTGCGTCTGCCCACCCCGCCACCCTGCCCTCTCCTGCGTCCCCgtgctcccctgccctcccctccctccgACCCGCGATCTCTGCTCGCCACTGGGGGGCTCCTGGACACACCCTGGCCCGCCCGCAGGCCAAAACTACTGGACCTCGGAGCGCCACGGCCAGGTGCAGCTGCGGCTGGAGAAGAACTCGCTGGACTACGAGGCGCCGCTCACCGTGCACGACATGGTCATGGACACGGCCATCAAGTACGCCGACTACATCGCGCTGGGCTCCAAGCACAGGAACGGCTGGCACACGCTCACCTACATCGAGTACTACGAACTGTGCCGGCGCGCCGCCAAGGCCTTCCTCAAG CTGGGCCTGGAGCGCTTCCACAGCGTGGGGATCATGGGGTTCAACTCTGCAGAGTGGGCCATCGCCAGCATCGGAGCCATCATGGCAGG AGGTTTCTCTGTTGGCATCTTGTCCACCAACTCCCCAAAAGCTTGCCAGGTCATCGCTGAGAACACGGATATGGACATCTTTGTGGTGGACAATGACAGGCAGCTGCAGAAAGTCACCCAG ATCCAGAGCTACCTGAAGCATCTGAAGGGCATCGTGCAGTACAAGGATGAGCTTCAAGTGGAGCAGGAGAATCTGTATTCG TGGAAGGAGTTCCTGAACCTTGCAGGCGACATCTCAGATGAGAAACTTGACCGGGTCATCGACTCCCAAAAACCCAACCAGTGTTGCACCTTGGTCTACAGAATGGGGGCCACGAGCCTCTCAAAGATTGTGATGCTCAGCCATGACAAT ATCACCTGGACCACGGCGGCCACCGTCCAGAGCCTCTGTTATAAGTGTCCCCCGGAAGGGCAGGAGGTCCTGGTGAGCTACTTGCCACTCAGCTACATCAAGGCCCAGATTTTCGACATGTGGGTGGCCATCTTGGTGGCGGGGACACTGTACTTTGCCCCACCAGAGGCTGGGAGAGTGGGTATGATTCCACGTCCCCCTGGAGCG GGCTTCCTGATGGACATGCTGCAGGAGGTGCAGCCCACCACGTTCTACGGCACCCCGTGGATCTGGGAGAGGATGCTGGACAACCTCAAGACCAGCCAGCTGGACTCCTCTACCTTTCGCCGGAAGCTGGACTGCTGGGCCATGAAGCTGGGGCTCAACACCAACAAGAAGAGGATGTTTGA GCAGGTCCACCCCCCGCTGTGCTTCCGCTTGGCCAAGATGCTGACGTTCAACAGAGCCAGGAAGTTCCTGGGCCTGAGTCACTGCGAGCAGTTCTTCAACATTGGCCTGGGGCTCCCCACGGCCACCCTGGACTTCTTCCTCAGCCTGAACATCCCCATCTTCGAGCTCTATGGCCTGTCCGAGGGCACGGGCATCCACACCCTCTCCAGCCACCAGGCCTTCCGGCTGCCAAG ctgTGGGAAGGGGCTCCCCAACACCCACACCAAGGTGAAGGAGGAGAATGAGAAGTGCATTGGGAACATCTGCATCTGGGGCCGGAACATCTTCATGGGGTATCTCAATGACAAGGAGGGCACCCAGAAGATGATGGACTGCTACGGCTGGATGAACACTGGGGACCTGGGCTGCTTGGATGTTAATGGCTTCCTTTATGTCTTGGGCAATGTCAAGG ACCTCATCACCCTGAGCTCAGGGGAGAAGATCAACCCCCGCCCCATCGAGGAGCGGGTGAAGATGCACATCCCCATCGTGCGCCACGTCATGGTGGTGGGCCAGGACGCCCCGTACCTGTGTGCCCTCCTCACACTGAAG TGCCAGATCAACTCAGAGACGGGGGAGCCCCGCACAGCACTGACCAGCGAGGCCGTGGCTTTCTGCCGGAAGCTCAAGAGCCAGTCCACCAGGCTGACGGACATCCTCCACAAACGCGACCCCGTTGTCATGGAGTTCATCAGCCAGGGGATTAAGGCTGTGAATGCAGAGGCGCCCTCGGAGAGTGCCAGGATCATCAAGTGGGCCATACTGGACACAGACTTCTCCGTGGGTGGcggggagcttg GAATCACGGAAAGACTGAAGAGGGTGGCGGTGGCCAAGATGTACCAGGCAGAAATCGATGACTTCTATGAGGATTCTGGTTAA